The following are encoded together in the Panicum virgatum strain AP13 chromosome 6K, P.virgatum_v5, whole genome shotgun sequence genome:
- the LOC120711285 gene encoding lysine histidine transporter 2-like, whose protein sequence is MEIQQLDDYSPAKLASLALAPRKGRTDSKEGSWSAPEKPVEDWRAINSRRNAKWWYAAFHNVTAMVGAGVLSLPFAMSELGWGVGITVLVLSWILTVYTLWQMVEMHEIVPGKRFDRYHELGQHAFGEKLGLWIVVPQQLVVEVGLNIVYMVTGGQSLQKFHDLVCHGRCNNIKLPYFIMIFASVQFVLSQLPNFHSISSISLIAAVMSVSYSTIAWAASTHHHKTNSAEVDYSLRATTTPGKVFDFLGGLGDVAFTYAGHNVVLEIQATIPSTPEKPSKKPMWKGVVVAYIIIAACYFPVALAGYWAFGNQVDENILIALNKPKWLIAVANMMVVVHVVGSYQVYAMPVFDMIETVLVRKFWFTPDLRLRLISRTVYVAFTMFIAMTFPFFSELLSFFGGFAYAPTTYFLPCIMWLKICKPKRFSLSWFANWTCIFIGVPLMILAPIGGLRQIILRVKTYKFYQDYHGLSH, encoded by the exons atggagatACAGCAGCTCGACGACTACTCTCCGGCCAAG CTTGCCAGCCTTGCTCTTGCGCCCAGAAAAGGGCGTACGGACTCCAAGGAGGGCAGCTGGAGCGCGCCGGAGAAGCCGGTCGAGGACTGGCGTGCCATCAACTCGAGGAGGAACGCCAAGTGGTGGTACGCCGCCTTCCACAATGTCACCGCCATGGTCGGCGCCGGCGTGCTTAGCCTTCCCTTCGCCATGTCCGAGCTCGGCTG GGGGGTTGGCATCACGGTGCTGGTCCTGTCATGGATCCTCACGGTGTACACCCTGTGGCAGATGGTGGAGATGCACGAGATCGTGCCGGGGAAGCGGTTCGACCGGTACCACGAGCTGGGGCAGCACGCGTTCGGCGAGAAGCTGGGCCTCTGGATCGTCGTgccacagcagctggtggtggAGGTCGGCCTGAACATCGTCTACATGGTCACTGGCGGCCAGTCCCTGCAGAAGTTCCACGACTTGGTCTGCCACGGCAGGTGCAATAACATCAAGCTCCCCTATTTCATCATGATCTTCGCCTCCGTCCAGTTCGTGCTCTCCCAGCTCCCCAACTTCCACTCCATCTCCAGCATCTCCCTCATCGCAGCCGTCATGTCAGTCAG TTACTCGACGATTGCATGGGCTGCATCAACACATCATCACAAGACAAATTCGGCAGAGGTGGACTACAGCCTTCGTGCAACGACGACGCCCGGCAAGGTGTTCGACTTCTTGGGGGGACTGGGCGACGTGGCGTTCACATACGCGGGGCACAACGTGGTGCTGGAGATCCAGGCCACCATCCCGTCGACGCCGGAGAAGCCGTCCAAGAAGCCCATGTGGAAGGGCGTCGTCGTCGCCTACATCATAATCGCCGCGTGCTACTTCCCTGTTGCGCTCGCCGGCTACTGGGCCTTCGGCAACCAAGTGGATGAGAACATCCTCATCGCCCTAAACAAACCCAAGTGGCTTATCGCCGTCGCCAACATGATGGTCGTCGTCCATGTCGTTGGCAGCTACCAG GTCTATGCGATGCCGGTATTCGACATGATAGAGACGGTGCTAGTGAGGAAGTTTTGGTTCACTCCAGACCTGAGGCTCCGTCTGATTTCCCGGACTGTCTATGTTG CGTTCACAATGTTCATAGCCATGACCTTCCCCTTCTTCAGTGAATTGCTCAGTTTCTTCGGTGGATTTGCCTACGCGCCAACAACTTATTTC CTTCCCTGCATCATGTGGCTCAAAATCTGCAAGCCGAAAAGATTCAGCCTCTCATGGTTCGCCAACTGG ACGTGCATTTTTATTGGAGTGCCACTGATGATCCTGGCACCGATTGGAGGTCTCCGGCAGATCATTTTGAGGGTCAAGACATACAAATTCTACCAAGACTACCATGGTTTAAGCCATTAG
- the LOC120711286 gene encoding lysine histidine transporter 1-like yields the protein MAVQPSMETQAPGNSSPPKDGRSAEEKAVEDWLPINASRNAKWWYSAFHNVTAMVGAGVLGLPYAMSELGWGAGIAVLVLSWVITLYTLWQMVEMHEMVPGRRFDRYHELGQYAFGEKLGLWIVVPQQLIVEVGVNIVYMVTGGTSLKKFHDTVCEDCKSIKLTYFIMIFASVHFVLSQLPNFNSISGVSLAAAVMSLSYSTIAWGASVDKGKLEDVDYSLRATTTPGKVFGFLGALGTVAFAYAGHNVVLEIQATIPSTPEKPSKKPMWRGVVVAYIVVAVCYFPVSLVGYWAFGNRVDSDILITLSRPKWLIALANLMVVIHVIGSYQIYAMPVFDMIETVLVKRLKFPPGLTLRLIARTVYVAFTMFIAITFPFFDGLLSFFGGFAFAPTTYFLPCIMWLAIYKPKRFGLSWFTNWICIVLGVLLMVLAPIGGLRNIILNAKTYKFYQ from the exons ATGGCAGTCCAGCCTTCCATGGAGACGCAAGCGCCCGGGAATTCTTCTCCACCCAAG GATGGCAGGAGCGCCGAGGAGAAGGCTGTGGAGGACTGGCTCCCGATCAACGCGTCGCGGAACGCCAAGTGGTGGTACTCGGCGTTCCACAATGTCACGGCCATGGTCGGCGCCGGCGTGCTCGGCCTCCCCTACGCCATGTCCGAGCTCGGCTGGGGCGCCGGCATCGCCGTGCTGGTCCTGTCGTGGGTCATCACGCTGTACACGCTGTGGCAGATGGTGGAGATGCACGAGATGGTGCCGGGCCGGCGGTTCGACCGGTACCACGAGCTCGGGCAGTACGCCTTCGGCGAGAAGTTGGGCCTCTGGATCGTCGTGCCGCAGCAGCTGATCGTGGAGGTGGGCGTGAACATCGTGTACATGGTCACCGGGGGCACCTCGCTCAAGAAGTTCCACGACACCGTCTGCGAAGACTGCAAGAGCATCAAGCTCACCTACTTCATCATGATCTTCGCCTCCGTCCACTTCGTGCTCTCCCAGCTCCCCAACTTCAACTCCATCTCCGgcgtctccctcgccgccgccgtcatgtCGCTcag TTACTCCACGATCGCGTGGGGCGCGTCGGTGGACAAGGGGAAGCTGGAGGACGTGGACTACAGCCTGcgggcgacgacgacgccgggGAAGGTGTTCGGCTTCCTAGGGGCGCTGGGGACCGTGGCGTTCGCGTACGCGGGGCACAACGTGGTGCTGGAGATCCAGGCCACCATCCCGTCGACGCCGGAGAAGCCATCCAAGAAGCCCATGTGGCGGGGCGTCGTCGTCGCCTACATCGTCGTCGCGGTGTGCTACTTCCCCGTCTCGCTCGTCGGCTACTGGGCCTTCGGCAACAGAGTTGACAGCGACATCCTCATCACGCTCTCCAGGCCAAAGTGGCTCATCGCCCTCGCCAACTTGATGGTCGTCATCCATGTCATCGGCAGCTACCAG ATTTACGCGATGCCGGTGTTCGACATGATAGAGACGGTGCTGGTGAAGAGACTAAAATTCCCTCCAGGCCTGACGCTCCGGCTGATTGCTCGGACTGTCTATGTCG CGTTCACAATGTTCATAGCAATCACCTTCCCTTTCTTTGATGGACTGCTCAGTTTCTTTGGTGGATTTGCATTCGCACCGACTACCTATTTC CTTCCGTGCATTATGTGGCTTGCAATCTACAAACCGAAAAGGTTCGGCCTCTCATGGTTCACTAACTGG ATTTGCATTGTTCTTGGAGTGCTGCTGATGGTACTGGCGCCAATTGGAGGACTCCGGAATATCATTCTGAATGCAAAGACATACAAATTCTACCAGTAA
- the LOC120711284 gene encoding lysine histidine transporter 1-like encodes MGTQAPENHSPVKDERSAREKAIDDWLPITSSRNAKWWYSAFHNVTAMVGAGVLSLPYAMSELGWGPGIAVLIISWIITLYTLWQMVEMHEMVPGKRFDRYHELGQHAFGEKLGLWIVVPQQLIVEVGVNIVYMVTGGKSLKKFHDVICDGKCKDIKTTYFIMIFASVHFVLSQLPNFNSISGVSLAAAVMSLSYSTIAWGASVDKGKLQDVDYHLRATTTPGKVFGFFGALGDVAFAYAGHNVVLEIQATIPSTPEMPSKKPMWKGVIVAYIVVALCYFPVALIGYWAFGNKVDDNILITLNNPKWLIALANMMVVIHVIGSYQIYAMPVFDMIETVLVKKLHFPPGLTLRLIARTVYVALTMFIAITFPFFGGLLGFFGGFAFAPTTYFLPCIMWLAIYKPKRFSLSWFTNWICIILGVLLMVLSPIGGLRQIIIDAKTYKFYS; translated from the exons ATGGGGACTCAGGCTCCGGAGAACCACTCCCCTGTAAAG GATGAGAGGAGCGCACGGGAGAAGGCGATCGACGACTGGCTCCCGATCACCTCGTCGAGGAATGCCAAGTGGTGGTACTCTGCCTTTCACAATGTCACTGCCATGGTTGGTGCCGGTGTGCTCAGCCTTCCATATGCCATGTCTGAGCTTGGCTG GGGTCCTGGCATCGCAGTGCTGATCATATCATGGATCATCACGCTGTACACGCTTTGGCAGATGGTGGAGATGCACGAGATGGTGCCAGGCAAGCGGTTCGATCGGTACCATGAGCTTGGTCAGCATGCATTCGGCGAGAAGCTGGGGCTCTGGATTGTTGTGCCGCAGCAGCTCATCGTCGAGGTGGGCGTCAACATCGTGTACATGGTCACTGGAGGCAAATCCCTGAAGAAGTTCCACGATGTGATCTGCGATGGCAAGTGCAAAGACATCAAGACCACCTACTTCATCATGATCTTTGCCTCTGTCCACTTCGTGCTATCCCAGCTCCCCAACTTTAATTCCATCTCTGGTGTCTCCCTCGCTGCTGCCGTCATGTCGCTCAG TTACTCAACAATTGCTTGGGGTGCATCGGTGGACAAGGGTAAGCTTCAAGATGTGGATTACCACCTGCGCGCGACAACGACGCCGGGGAAGGTGTTTGGCTTCTTTGGTGCGTTGGGCGATGTGGCATTTGCATATGCGGGGCACAATGTGGTTCTAGAGATCCAGGCCACTATCCCTTCGACACCAGAGATGCCATCTAAGAAACCTATGTGGAAGGGAGTTATTGTCGCCTATATCGTGGTGGCACTCTGCTACTTCCCTGTTGCACTCATCGGCTATTGGGCTTTCGGCAACAAAGTGGACGACAACATCCTCATCACCCTCAACAATCCAAAGTGGCTCATTGCCCTTGCCAACATGATGGTCGTGATCCATGTTATCGGGAGCTACCAG ATCTATGCGATGCCAGTGTTTGACATGATAGAGACTGTGCTGGTGAAGAAGCTGCATTTCCCTCCTGGCCTGACACTACGTTTGATTGCCCGGACTGTTTATGTTG CTTTGACAATGTTCATAGCCATCACCTTCCCCTTCTTTGGTGGATTGCTTGGTTTCTTTGGTGGATTCGCCTTTGCGCCGACTACATATTTT CTTCCCTGCATCATGTGGCTCGCAATCTACAAGCCCAAAAGGTTCAGTCTCTCATGGTTCACCAACTGG ATCTGCATTATTCTTGGGGTGCTTCTGATGGTTCTATCGCCAATTGGAGGACTCCGGCAAATAATAATCGATGCTAAAACATACAAATTCTACTCGTAA